The following proteins come from a genomic window of Anguilla rostrata isolate EN2019 chromosome 17, ASM1855537v3, whole genome shotgun sequence:
- the LOC135243841 gene encoding myeloid-associated differentiation marker-like protein 2, with product MDPQGGHYLNKAALLSPLGAARMCQLLLGCTTMSLVAHQAGYSATYGTFCMFVWCFCFAVTLVVFTLDVTRLHGCMPISWDNFTVAYAMLATLMYVTASVVYPVYFLQPQCPADGCEVRDYRIAVTVCSSVCCFAYGAEVFLTQAKPGHVVGYMATMSGLLKVVQAFVACIIFGALANDSEYNRHVPTQYCVVVYSLCFAVTVVVIALTVSGRTAALRFPFDRFVVIYTFLAVLLYMSTAVVWPVFSFDRKYGMPARPEGCPRGKCPWDSKLVVAVFTHVNLALYITDLVYSQRIRFVSQQP from the coding sequence ATGGATCCCCAGGGGGGACACTACCTGAACAAGGCCGCGCTGCTGTCTCCTCTGGGAGCTGCGCGGATGtgccagctgctgctgggctgCACCACCATGAGCCTGGTGGCCCACCAGGCCGGGTACAGCGCCACCTACGGGACGTTCTGCATGTTCGTGTGGTGCTTCTGCTTCGCGGTGACCCTGGTGGTGTTCACCCTGGACGTCACCCGCCTCCACGGGTGCATGCCCATATCCTGGGACAACTTCACCGTGGCCTACGCCATGCTGGCCACGCTGATGTACGTCACCGCCTCCGTGGTCTACCCCGTCTACTTCCTGCAGCCGCAGTGCCCCGCGGACGGCTGCGAGGTGCGCGACTACCGCATCGCCGTCACCGTCTGCTCGTCCGTCTGCTGCTTCGCCTACGGCGCCGAGGTCTTCCTCACCCAGGCCAAGCCGGGGCACGTGGTGGGCTACATGGCCACCATGTCCGGGCTGCTCAAGGTGGTCCAGGCCTTCGTGGCCTGCATCATATTCGGCGCCCTGGCCAACGACAGCGAGTACAACAGGCACGTCCCCACCCAGTACTGCGTGGTGGTGTACAGCCTGTGCTTCGCCGTGACGGTGGTGGTGATCGCGCTCACCGTCTCCGGCAGGACGGCGGCCCTGCGCTTCCCCTTCGACCGCTTTGTGGTCATCTACACCTTCCTGGCCGTGCTGCTCTACATGAGCACCGCCGTGGTCTGGCCCGTGTTCAGCTTCGACAGGAAGTACGGCATGCCCGCCCGCCCCGAAGGCTGCCCGCGGGGGAAGTGTCCCTGGGACAGCAAGCTGGTGGTGGCCGTCTTCACCCACGTCAACCTGGCGCTGTACATCACCGACCTGGTCTACTCTCAGAGGATCCGCTTCGTATCCCAGCAACCCTGA